In Planctomycetia bacterium, one DNA window encodes the following:
- a CDS encoding SUMF1/EgtB/PvdO family nonheme iron enzyme encodes MKGIMRLLAAVVVCAGAAGARASIVIDTVPVGNAGNAGDTRYDVGGYGAVGYAFNMGKFEVTAGQYTAFLNAVAATDTYGLYNTDMGSFPNLGANIQRSGSSGSYTYSVAADWANRPVNYVSWGDAARFANWLHNGQPTGAQGLSTTEDGSYFLNGATSNAALMAVTRKPNATWVIPSEDEWYKAAYHKNDGVTGNYWDYPTGTNAVPNNGNPGGDTGNSANFYDGDSTIGGPYWRTNAGFLGLSDSPYGTFDQGGNVWEWNEANLFGSSRGFRGGSFNANDLYLHASYRNGNNPTVEYYSIGFRVSEVPEPGSLAMLAFAGVGMLVRRRGLGR; translated from the coding sequence ATGAAAGGCATCATGAGACTTCTGGCGGCGGTGGTGGTCTGCGCGGGCGCGGCCGGCGCGCGGGCGAGCATCGTCATCGACACCGTCCCCGTCGGCAACGCCGGCAACGCGGGGGACACGCGGTACGACGTTGGCGGTTATGGCGCGGTCGGCTACGCGTTCAACATGGGCAAATTCGAGGTGACGGCCGGTCAGTACACCGCGTTCCTCAACGCCGTGGCCGCGACGGATACCTACGGGCTGTACAACACGGACATGGGAAGCTTTCCCAACCTTGGCGCCAACATTCAGCGCAGCGGCTCGTCGGGCAGCTACACCTACAGCGTGGCGGCGGACTGGGCCAACCGGCCGGTGAACTACGTCTCCTGGGGCGACGCGGCGCGGTTCGCTAACTGGCTGCACAACGGCCAACCGACGGGGGCGCAGGGGCTGAGCACCACCGAGGACGGCTCGTACTTCCTCAACGGGGCGACGAGCAATGCGGCGCTCATGGCCGTCACGCGAAAGCCCAACGCTACCTGGGTGATTCCCAGCGAGGACGAGTGGTACAAGGCGGCGTACCACAAGAACGACGGCGTGACCGGCAACTACTGGGACTACCCGACCGGCACGAACGCGGTCCCCAACAACGGGAACCCCGGAGGCGATACCGGCAACTCGGCGAACTTCTACGATGGCGATTCCACGATCGGAGGCCCCTACTGGCGGACGAACGCGGGGTTCTTAGGGCTTTCCGACAGTCCGTACGGCACGTTCGACCAGGGCGGGAACGTGTGGGAGTGGAACGAGGCGAACCTCTTCGGTTCGTCTCGCGGGTTTCGGGGCGGATCGTTCAACGCCAACGACCTCTACCTGCACGCGTCGTACCGCAACGGCAACAACCCGACGGTCGAGTACTACAGCATCGGGTTCCGTGTCTCCGAGGTTCCTGAGCCAGGCAGCCTGGCGATGCTGGCCTTCGCAGGAGTAGGGATGCTGGTCAGGCGAAGGGGGCTGGGACGATAG
- a CDS encoding phage terminase large subunit family protein yields the protein MTRERILAGAILGLAGPGRKIAGLMTLTVVRPDDLADRILDRDKHPQWQGERTKMVYAWPTNEALWARYAELWREGMRADRGIADATEFYRANREAMDEGAVVAWPQRHHPDELSAIQHAVNLKLDRGEAAFWAEYQNEPLPEEQVDDDLLTADQIAAKVNGLKRGEVPLGATALTMFIDVQGKALFWLVAAWEDDFTGYVIDYGTEPEQKEAYFTLRDIRRTLTSTASRAGLEGAIYAGLERLCDRTLGREWRRDAEGDQGGSPKAVVRIDRCLIDANWGSSSDVVYQFCRQSQYASVVMPSHGRYVGASSIPFSEYRRKRGDRVGLNWRIPVITGKRATRHVVFDTNYWKSFVHARLAVPMGDPGCLSLYGRKPEAHRLIAEHLTAEYRVKTEGRGRTVDEWKLRVAQSRRSP from the coding sequence GTGACGCGCGAACGCATTCTCGCCGGCGCGATCCTCGGCCTGGCCGGGCCCGGGCGCAAGATCGCCGGGTTGATGACGCTGACGGTCGTGCGCCCCGACGACCTTGCCGACCGCATCCTCGACCGCGATAAGCATCCGCAGTGGCAGGGCGAGCGGACCAAGATGGTCTACGCCTGGCCGACGAACGAGGCGCTGTGGGCGCGCTACGCCGAGCTGTGGCGCGAGGGAATGCGGGCCGATCGGGGCATCGCCGACGCGACCGAGTTCTACCGCGCCAACCGTGAGGCGATGGACGAGGGAGCTGTCGTCGCCTGGCCGCAACGGCACCATCCCGACGAGCTGTCGGCCATCCAGCACGCGGTGAATCTGAAACTGGATCGCGGCGAGGCGGCGTTCTGGGCGGAGTATCAGAACGAGCCGCTGCCCGAGGAGCAGGTCGACGATGATCTGCTGACCGCCGACCAGATCGCCGCGAAGGTCAATGGCCTGAAGCGTGGCGAGGTGCCGCTCGGCGCGACGGCGCTGACCATGTTCATCGACGTGCAGGGGAAGGCGCTGTTCTGGCTCGTGGCCGCGTGGGAGGACGACTTCACCGGCTACGTCATCGACTACGGCACGGAGCCGGAGCAGAAGGAGGCGTACTTCACCCTGCGCGACATCCGTCGCACGTTGACCAGCACCGCATCCCGCGCCGGGCTGGAAGGCGCGATCTACGCCGGGCTGGAACGCCTCTGCGACCGGACGCTCGGCCGCGAGTGGCGGCGCGACGCTGAGGGCGACCAGGGAGGAAGCCCGAAGGCGGTGGTGCGGATCGACCGCTGTTTGATTGACGCAAACTGGGGCAGCTCGTCGGACGTCGTGTATCAGTTCTGCCGGCAATCGCAGTACGCCAGCGTCGTCATGCCGTCACACGGGCGCTACGTCGGGGCGTCGTCGATCCCGTTCTCTGAATACCGTCGCAAACGCGGCGACCGCGTAGGCCTGAACTGGCGCATCCCGGTCATCACCGGCAAGCGTGCCACGCGACATGTCGTGTTCGACACGAACTACTGGAAGTCCTTCGTCCATGCCCGGCTCGCCGTCCCGATGGGCGACCCCGGCTGCCTGTCGTTGTACGGCCGCAAGCCCGAGGCGCATCGCCTGATCGCCGAGCACCTGACCGCCGAGTACCGCGTGAAGACCGAAGGGCGCGGGCGCACCGTCGACGAGTGGAAGCTGCGCGTCGCGCAAAGTCGGCGGAGCCCTTGA
- a CDS encoding DEAD/DEAH box helicase family protein, with amino-acid sequence MELRPYQRQAVEAVYDFLRTRDDNPCVVIPTAGGKTPVMATICRDAVQLWEGRVLILAHVRELLEQAAEKLHLVAPDLPVGIYSAGLKRRDLGYAVTIAGIQSIYEKACDVGTVDLVIVDEAHLIPPDGEGMYRTFLTDARKINPQLRVIGMTATPFRMKSGMICAPENILNAACFEIGVRELIVQGFLCPLRTKAGTQRPDYDQLHVRGGEYVAGEVEDLMDEDNLVLSACREIVEHTQGRKSVLIFASGVRHGQHVCRVMVERHQVECGFVCGETLPFERDNLLKRFRDGALKYLCNVNVLTTGFDAPNIDCVAMVRPTLSPGLYYQMVGRGFRLHPGKADCLILDFGGNVLRHGPVDQLRVSPSANGNGEAPAKECPQCHAIIAAGYANCPECGHEFPDRNHRKHEATASSEGILSDQTTRTEHDVTDAFYSVHIKRGAPPDAPRTMRVDYRVGFNEYVSEWVCFEHTGFARQKAEQWWARRSNEPVPANADEAVELADAGALTPTSEITVERKAGEKFDRVVAYRLGEKPPRLDSEEGLPEEIPVVENEEVPF; translated from the coding sequence ATGGAGTTGCGACCGTACCAACGCCAGGCCGTCGAGGCCGTGTACGACTTCCTGCGCACGCGGGACGACAATCCGTGCGTGGTGATCCCTACCGCCGGCGGCAAGACGCCGGTGATGGCCACGATCTGCCGCGATGCCGTGCAGCTCTGGGAAGGCCGTGTGCTGATCCTCGCGCACGTCAGAGAGCTGCTCGAGCAGGCGGCCGAGAAACTGCACCTCGTCGCGCCAGACCTGCCGGTCGGCATCTACTCGGCGGGGCTGAAGCGCCGTGACTTGGGCTACGCCGTCACCATCGCCGGCATCCAGTCGATCTACGAGAAGGCATGCGATGTCGGGACGGTCGATCTGGTCATCGTCGACGAGGCCCACCTGATCCCGCCCGACGGCGAGGGAATGTACCGCACGTTCCTGACGGACGCCCGAAAGATCAATCCACAACTCCGGGTGATCGGCATGACGGCCACGCCGTTCCGGATGAAGAGCGGGATGATCTGCGCGCCGGAAAACATCCTCAATGCGGCCTGCTTCGAGATCGGCGTCCGCGAGCTGATCGTGCAGGGCTTCCTGTGCCCGCTGCGGACGAAGGCGGGAACGCAGCGCCCCGACTACGACCAGCTCCACGTGCGCGGCGGTGAATATGTCGCCGGCGAGGTCGAGGACTTGATGGACGAGGACAACCTCGTCCTGTCGGCCTGCCGCGAGATCGTCGAGCACACGCAGGGCCGAAAGAGCGTGCTGATCTTCGCGTCGGGCGTCCGGCACGGCCAGCATGTTTGTCGCGTCATGGTGGAGCGGCACCAGGTCGAGTGCGGCTTCGTCTGCGGAGAGACGCTGCCGTTCGAGCGCGACAATCTGCTGAAGCGGTTCCGCGATGGCGCGCTGAAGTACCTCTGCAACGTCAACGTCCTGACCACCGGATTCGACGCGCCCAACATCGACTGCGTAGCGATGGTGCGCCCGACGCTCTCGCCGGGCCTGTATTACCAGATGGTCGGACGCGGCTTCCGGTTGCATCCGGGCAAGGCCGATTGCCTCATTCTGGACTTCGGCGGCAACGTGCTGCGGCACGGCCCGGTCGATCAGCTTCGCGTCAGCCCTTCGGCGAACGGCAACGGCGAAGCGCCGGCGAAAGAGTGTCCGCAGTGCCACGCGATCATCGCGGCCGGTTACGCCAACTGCCCGGAATGCGGCCACGAGTTTCCGGATCGCAACCACCGCAAACACGAGGCCACGGCCAGCAGCGAGGGGATTCTCTCCGACCAGACGACGCGGACCGAGCATGATGTCACCGACGCCTTCTACAGCGTTCACATCAAGCGGGGTGCGCCGCCCGATGCGCCGCGCACCATGCGCGTCGATTACCGCGTCGGCTTCAACGAGTACGTCTCCGAGTGGGTCTGCTTCGAGCACACGGGTTTCGCGCGCCAGAAGGCCGAGCAATGGTGGGCGCGGCGCTCGAATGAACCGGTGCCCGCGAACGCGGATGAAGCGGTCGAGTTGGCGGACGCCGGCGCGCTGACTCCGACATCGGAGATCACGGTCGAGCGCAAGGCTGGCGAGAAGTTCGACCGCGTCGTGGCGTACCGCCTGGGCGAAAAGCCGCCGCGCCTCGATTCCGAAGAAGGCCTGCCTGAGGAAATACCCGTCGTCGAAAACGAGGAGGTGCCGTTTTGA
- a CDS encoding ParB N-terminal domain-containing protein codes for MNIELRPLAAIKPYEKNPRINDAAVDAVAESIRRFGFRQPIVVDADGVIVCGHTRYRAAQKLGLAEVPVHVATDLTPEQIRAYRIADNKTAELAEWNLELLPIELAELKDAGIDWSLLGFDADELAVMLDPGVKPGLTDPDDVPEPPDEAITQPGDLWILRNADGIEHRLVCGDSASAADVDLLLAVDPVKALELPAGSDVKPKLLPIHLINTDPPYNVRVEPRSNNAIAAGLSSFGTPDALTHHQGFDLARRPEIAKPTHAKLRPKDRPLANDFVSDAEFDRLLHAWFGNIARVLALGRGFYIWGGYANCGNYPPVLKACELYFSQAIIWVKEHPVLTRKDFMGNHEWCFYGWKEGAAHRYFGPNNAVGVWPTNRPAYKPGQSHELRYLPACASHADRPQPPRRSSPKKKSLQRPKNLDNWGGGGGGTMAGRSAPGSWPGARAGGALSSQNASHY; via the coding sequence GTGAACATCGAACTGCGGCCGCTGGCCGCGATCAAGCCGTATGAGAAAAACCCGCGGATCAACGACGCGGCGGTAGACGCCGTCGCCGAGTCGATCCGGCGGTTCGGGTTCCGCCAGCCGATCGTGGTGGACGCCGATGGCGTCATCGTCTGCGGGCATACGCGCTATCGCGCGGCGCAGAAGCTGGGCCTGGCCGAGGTGCCGGTCCACGTGGCCACGGACCTGACGCCGGAGCAGATCCGGGCGTACCGCATCGCCGACAACAAGACCGCCGAGCTGGCGGAATGGAACCTGGAGCTCCTGCCGATCGAGCTGGCCGAGCTGAAGGACGCCGGCATCGACTGGTCGCTGCTGGGGTTCGACGCCGACGAGCTGGCCGTCATGCTCGACCCCGGCGTGAAGCCGGGGCTGACCGACCCGGACGACGTGCCCGAGCCGCCGGACGAAGCCATCACCCAGCCGGGCGACCTGTGGATTCTGCGCAACGCGGACGGCATCGAGCACCGACTGGTCTGCGGCGACAGCGCATCCGCGGCGGACGTGGACCTGCTTCTGGCCGTCGATCCCGTGAAAGCTCTTGAGTTGCCAGCCGGCTCAGACGTCAAACCGAAGCTGTTGCCGATCCACCTGATCAACACCGACCCGCCTTACAACGTCCGCGTCGAGCCGCGCAGCAACAACGCCATCGCGGCGGGCCTCTCGTCGTTCGGTACGCCCGATGCACTCACGCACCACCAGGGGTTCGACCTGGCGCGCCGCCCGGAGATCGCCAAGCCAACGCACGCCAAGCTGCGGCCCAAAGACCGGCCGCTGGCCAACGACTTCGTGAGCGACGCCGAGTTCGACCGGCTGCTGCACGCGTGGTTCGGCAACATCGCCCGCGTGCTCGCGCTCGGTCGCGGCTTTTACATCTGGGGCGGGTACGCCAACTGCGGCAACTACCCACCGGTGCTGAAGGCCTGCGAACTGTATTTCTCGCAGGCGATCATCTGGGTCAAAGAGCATCCGGTCCTGACCCGCAAGGACTTCATGGGCAACCACGAGTGGTGCTTCTACGGCTGGAAAGAGGGCGCCGCCCACCGGTACTTCGGCCCCAACAACGCGGTGGGCGTCTGGCCGACAAACCGACCCGCGTATAAACCGGGTCAAAGCCACGAGTTGCGATACTTGCCTGCCTGTGCGTCGCATGCGGACAGGCCCCAGCCCCCGCGCCGGTCCTCCCCCAAAAAAAAATCTCTACAACGCCCGAAAAACCTTGATAATTGGGGGGGGGGGGGCGGGGGTACAATGGCGGGTAGGAGCGCGCCAGGTTCATGGCCTGGCGCGAGGGCAGGAGGAGCTCTCAGCTCGCAAAACGCATCACATTATTGA
- a CDS encoding RusA family crossover junction endodeoxyribonuclease produces MEEVTRVYELPYPPSVNHYWRRVGWRTLISREGRRYRRDVVALLAASRARPMRGALIVRVKVFPPDGRRRDLDNLQKALLDALERGGAFADDSQVARLEVERADIVPGGKVIVEIAERT; encoded by the coding sequence GTGGAAGAAGTGACGCGGGTGTACGAGCTGCCGTACCCACCGTCGGTCAATCACTACTGGCGGCGCGTGGGCTGGCGGACGCTGATCAGCCGCGAGGGAAGGCGCTACCGCAGGGATGTGGTGGCGCTCCTCGCGGCGTCGCGGGCTAGGCCGATGCGCGGTGCGCTCATCGTGCGCGTAAAGGTCTTTCCGCCCGACGGCCGGCGGCGAGACCTCGACAACCTACAGAAGGCCCTTCTTGACGCCCTCGAACGCGGCGGCGCGTTCGCCGACGACAGCCAGGTCGCGCGGCTCGAAGTGGAACGCGCCGACATCGTGCCCGGCGGCAAGGTCATCGTGGAGATCGCGGAGCGAACGTAA
- a CDS encoding RNA-dependent DNA polymerase gives MHRVKNLFEQVCSMRNLHLAAREALRGKRTRLPGARFFGEQEKELAALHEELSSGTYRHGADRYFWIHDPKERLVAAAPFRDRVVHHAIVRVIEPIFEKRFIEDSYACRTGKGTHAAMRRALHFARGHRYALKCDVLKFFPSVDQQVLLGLVGRVIADREVLELLGRVLASHADAEFPEWRPRGGLFDYEIRRTGLPIGNLTSQFLANVYLNPLDHFVKHELRVKGYVRYMDDFLLFGDARAALKGCGARIKDKLSEMCLRMHPDKYRLLPTDKGVDFAGFVVFADGRVRVRSSSVRRFDRRYRRMLWEVNRKRRVPADLTMRVRAWGAHVAHAQSYGLRADVLGRRRKALCG, from the coding sequence ATGCACCGCGTGAAGAACCTCTTTGAGCAGGTCTGCTCGATGCGGAACCTCCACCTTGCGGCCAGGGAGGCCCTGCGGGGCAAGCGGACGCGCCTGCCCGGGGCGCGCTTCTTCGGCGAACAGGAAAAGGAACTGGCGGCCCTGCACGAGGAATTGTCTTCCGGGACCTATCGGCACGGCGCTGATCGCTACTTCTGGATTCACGATCCCAAGGAACGGCTGGTGGCGGCGGCGCCGTTCCGCGACCGGGTGGTCCATCACGCCATCGTGCGGGTCATCGAGCCGATTTTCGAGAAGCGATTCATCGAGGACTCCTACGCCTGCCGCACCGGCAAGGGCACGCACGCGGCCATGCGGCGGGCGCTACACTTCGCTCGCGGGCATCGCTACGCGCTGAAGTGCGACGTGTTGAAGTTCTTCCCGAGCGTCGACCAGCAGGTGCTGTTGGGCTTGGTCGGTCGCGTGATCGCCGACCGGGAGGTTCTCGAGCTGCTGGGGCGCGTGTTGGCCAGCCACGCCGACGCAGAGTTCCCCGAGTGGCGGCCGAGAGGCGGGCTGTTCGATTACGAAATCCGCCGGACGGGCCTGCCGATCGGCAACCTGACCAGCCAGTTCCTGGCGAATGTGTACCTGAATCCGCTGGACCACTTCGTCAAGCACGAGCTGCGCGTAAAGGGGTATGTCCGGTACATGGACGATTTTCTGCTGTTCGGCGACGCCCGCGCCGCGTTGAAGGGCTGCGGCGCGAGGATCAAAGACAAGTTGTCCGAGATGTGCCTGCGGATGCACCCGGACAAGTATCGTCTACTGCCGACGGACAAGGGCGTGGACTTTGCGGGGTTCGTGGTGTTCGCGGACGGGCGGGTGCGGGTCCGATCCTCGTCGGTGCGGCGCTTTGATCGGCGCTATCGCCGGATGCTGTGGGAGGTAAATCGCAAACGGCGCGTCCCTGCCGACCTGACCATGCGCGTGCGGGCTTGGGGCGCTCACGTCGCCCACGCGCAGAGCTACGGGCTGCGCGCGGACGTGCTGGGCCGCCGGAGGAAGGCTCTCTGTGGGTGA
- a CDS encoding DUF3987 domain-containing protein produces MIDAPRVAPTIRRFLELLFQPGDVFEVRVPDCRERRDARYAFTCSGYFTFETMDAAVAGIVELDRSAIAPGIYVTINPVAPALLARAANRIKPRARETTQDKDILRRCWLLIDVDPGRPAGVSATEAELALAHTRARAITEYLASATWPVPILAMSGNGYHLLYHIDLPADDGGLVKGVLAALADRFSDDVVVVDRAVHNPARIVKVIGTVSRKGDELRGAAGQDDRPHRRSEFVEVPEQLVAVPEELLRAVANAKDGSDDAARANVAAPVANVGGDNGRFDCTPAGVRAWLEARRVTVKGERRNGDKTLLLLERCPINPEIVSNGGSDIAVMVGDDGMLAYCNKHNRGQAYTWHDLRRALDPEYEARAADDGSVDLSAFGVSAHDAPPASAGDTQPIDPGPLPEELLRIPGFVSEVMDFCLETAPYPNLALAFGGALALQAFLAGRKVRDPGDNRTNIYVLALAHSSAGKDAPRKLNTQIINAVGFARCLGERLASGEGVQDALFADPAMLVQTDEIDSMLQSINKSRDARHESMMSTLLTLYSSSNSVYPMRRKAGKEYPGVIDQPCLVIFGTAIPNHYYEALSERMLTNGFFARMLILEASQQRRGQESSIRELPPRITATAKWWAEYRPGAGNLAGCHPAPAIVEQTEDARRVLAETREEADAEYNKAQSAQDAVGTTVWGRVSEQARKLSLIYAVSENHVEPRIGVEAARWASRLVTHQVRRMLFMAAGHVAENPFHADCLRLLKKLREAPDHALPHHVLLKRMKTDAKSFRELIETLVQRGDVVIDAVATEGRTRTVYRLVGNEGEQA; encoded by the coding sequence TTGATCGATGCCCCTCGTGTCGCGCCGACGATCCGCCGGTTCCTCGAGCTGCTGTTCCAGCCGGGGGACGTATTCGAGGTCCGCGTGCCGGATTGCCGTGAGCGCCGCGATGCCCGGTACGCATTCACCTGCTCGGGCTACTTCACCTTCGAGACGATGGATGCGGCGGTCGCCGGGATCGTGGAACTGGATCGTTCGGCCATTGCCCCCGGCATCTATGTGACGATCAATCCCGTTGCGCCGGCGCTTCTGGCCCGCGCCGCCAACCGAATCAAGCCCCGGGCGCGCGAAACGACGCAGGACAAGGACATCCTACGTCGCTGCTGGTTGCTGATCGACGTCGACCCTGGCCGGCCGGCGGGCGTCAGCGCCACCGAAGCCGAACTGGCGCTGGCGCACACGAGGGCCCGCGCGATCACCGAGTATCTGGCATCGGCAACATGGCCGGTCCCGATTCTGGCCATGTCAGGGAATGGCTACCACTTGCTGTACCACATCGACCTGCCGGCGGACGACGGCGGGTTGGTCAAGGGCGTCCTCGCGGCGCTGGCCGATCGATTCAGCGACGACGTCGTCGTGGTGGACCGCGCGGTCCACAACCCGGCGCGGATCGTCAAGGTAATCGGGACGGTCTCCCGCAAGGGCGATGAGCTTCGCGGTGCGGCCGGTCAAGACGACCGTCCACATCGACGGTCCGAGTTCGTCGAAGTGCCCGAGCAGCTCGTCGCCGTACCCGAGGAACTCCTACGGGCCGTGGCGAACGCCAAGGACGGCTCGGACGACGCGGCACGGGCCAACGTCGCGGCCCCCGTGGCCAACGTGGGCGGCGACAACGGCCGGTTCGACTGCACCCCGGCTGGCGTCCGGGCCTGGCTCGAGGCCCGACGCGTGACCGTGAAGGGCGAGCGCCGCAACGGCGACAAAACGCTGCTCCTTTTGGAGCGCTGCCCGATCAACCCGGAAATCGTCTCCAACGGCGGCTCCGACATCGCCGTGATGGTCGGCGACGACGGCATGCTCGCTTACTGCAACAAGCACAATCGCGGTCAGGCGTACACATGGCACGACCTGCGACGGGCGCTTGATCCGGAATACGAAGCCCGCGCAGCCGATGACGGCAGCGTCGATCTGTCCGCGTTCGGCGTCTCCGCGCACGACGCGCCGCCAGCCAGCGCGGGTGACACGCAACCGATCGATCCCGGCCCATTGCCTGAAGAACTCCTGCGCATCCCCGGTTTCGTGAGCGAGGTGATGGACTTCTGCCTGGAGACCGCGCCCTACCCGAATCTGGCACTGGCGTTCGGCGGCGCGCTGGCGTTGCAGGCGTTCCTGGCCGGCCGCAAGGTGCGCGATCCCGGCGACAACAGGACCAACATATATGTCCTGGCCCTGGCGCATTCCTCCGCCGGCAAGGATGCACCTCGCAAGCTCAATACGCAGATCATCAATGCAGTGGGGTTCGCCCGCTGCCTTGGCGAACGCCTGGCCTCGGGCGAGGGCGTGCAGGATGCGCTCTTCGCCGATCCGGCCATGCTGGTCCAGACGGACGAGATCGACAGCATGCTCCAGTCGATCAACAAGTCCCGCGATGCCAGGCACGAGAGCATGATGAGCACGCTGCTGACGCTGTACTCATCGTCGAACAGCGTGTATCCGATGCGCCGCAAGGCGGGGAAGGAATACCCCGGCGTCATCGACCAACCGTGCCTAGTCATCTTCGGCACGGCGATTCCCAACCACTACTACGAGGCCCTTTCGGAGCGGATGCTCACGAACGGATTCTTCGCCCGCATGCTGATCCTCGAGGCAAGCCAGCAGAGACGGGGCCAGGAATCATCAATCCGCGAACTGCCGCCACGCATCACGGCGACGGCGAAGTGGTGGGCGGAATACCGTCCCGGCGCTGGCAATCTTGCGGGTTGTCATCCCGCGCCCGCCATCGTCGAGCAGACGGAGGATGCGCGACGGGTGCTGGCGGAGACGCGCGAGGAGGCGGACGCGGAGTACAACAAGGCCCAATCCGCGCAGGACGCCGTCGGAACAACGGTCTGGGGTCGGGTCAGCGAGCAGGCGCGAAAACTCTCCCTGATCTACGCGGTCAGCGAAAACCACGTCGAGCCGCGCATCGGCGTCGAGGCGGCCCGCTGGGCGTCGCGTCTCGTCACGCACCAGGTCCGGCGGATGCTCTTCATGGCCGCCGGCCACGTGGCCGAGAACCCGTTCCATGCCGATTGCCTGCGATTGCTGAAGAAACTGCGCGAAGCGCCAGACCACGCCCTGCCCCACCACGTGCTGCTCAAACGCATGAAGACCGACGCCAAGAGCTTCCGCGAGCTGATCGAGACGCTCGTGCAGCGCGGCGACGTCGTGATCGACGCCGTGGCGACCGAGGGCCGGACCAGGACCGTGTATCGCTTGGTGGGGAACGAAGGTGAACAAGCGTGA
- the avd gene encoding diversity-generating retroelement protein Avd has translation MRTRRISEDSRNEPPVLLVKWYDVTKWLLERVDNFPKNQRFIFGQRIADRTLNVLEVLVEAAYSARKVDLLARANRHIEVLRWLIRMATDRKLLTPRQYEYCCMGLNECGRMVGGWWKQAAAKERNAYAPREEPL, from the coding sequence ATGCGCACGCGCCGCATCAGCGAGGATTCCCGCAACGAGCCTCCCGTTCTGCTGGTCAAGTGGTACGACGTGACGAAGTGGCTGCTGGAGCGCGTGGACAACTTCCCGAAGAACCAGCGGTTCATTTTCGGCCAGCGGATTGCCGACCGAACGTTGAACGTCCTGGAAGTGCTGGTGGAAGCGGCTTACTCCGCCCGCAAGGTGGACCTTCTGGCGCGGGCCAACCGTCACATCGAGGTGTTGCGCTGGCTGATCCGCATGGCCACCGACCGCAAGCTGCTCACGCCGCGGCAGTACGAGTATTGCTGCATGGGCCTCAACGAGTGCGGCCGGATGGTCGGGGGCTGGTGGAAACAGGCGGCGGCGAAGGAGCGAAACGCCTATGCACCGCGTGAAGAACCTCTTTGA